The Williamsia sp. DF01-3 genome has a window encoding:
- the leuD gene encoding 3-isopropylmalate dehydratase small subunit, giving the protein MEPITTHTGIGVPMRRGNVDTDQIIPAVYLKRVTRTGFEDGLFAAWRNDPDFVLNTEPYNRGSVLVAGPDFGTGSSREHAVWALSDFGFRVVISSRFADIFRGNAGKAGLVAAQVEQSDVELLWKRLEEQPGLELTVSLEDQTVTAGDLVVRFAIDEYTRWRLMEGLDDIGLTLRQVEAISAYEKLRPVWKPKTLPVPPSGA; this is encoded by the coding sequence ATGGAACCGATCACCACGCACACCGGCATCGGCGTCCCGATGCGCAGGGGCAACGTCGACACCGATCAGATCATCCCGGCGGTCTACCTGAAGCGGGTGACTCGCACGGGCTTTGAGGACGGTTTGTTCGCCGCGTGGCGCAACGACCCCGATTTTGTCCTCAACACCGAGCCGTACAACCGCGGCTCGGTGCTCGTGGCCGGGCCCGACTTCGGCACCGGGTCGTCGCGCGAGCACGCCGTCTGGGCGTTATCCGACTTCGGATTTCGGGTTGTCATCTCGTCGAGATTCGCCGATATCTTCCGCGGAAACGCCGGAAAAGCGGGTTTGGTGGCCGCCCAGGTGGAGCAGTCGGACGTCGAACTGCTCTGGAAACGGCTCGAAGAGCAGCCGGGACTGGAATTGACGGTGAGCCTTGAAGATCAGACCGTCACCGCCGGGGACCTAGTGGTGCGCTTTGCAATTGATGAGTACACAAGGTGGCGTCTGATGGAGGGTCTGGACGACATCGGACTGACATTGCGGCAGGTCGAAGCCATTTCTGCGTATGAAAAGTTAAGGCCCGTATGGAAACCGAAAACCCTGCCGGTCCCTCCCTCGGGAGCCTGA
- the leuC gene encoding 3-isopropylmalate dehydratase large subunit, translated as MTLAEKVWEEHVVVRGEGEGSSRNPDLIYIDLHLVHEVTSPQAFDGLRLANRPVRRPDLTIATEDHNVPTVDIDKVIADPISRLQVDTLRRNCEEFGIRLHSMGDAEQGIVHIIGPQLGLTLPGMTVVCGDSHTSTHGAFGAIAMGIGTSEVEHVMATQTLSLRPFKTMAITVDGELPPGVTSKDLILAIIAKIGTGGGQGYVLEYRGSAIEKLSMEARMTVCNMSIEAGARAGLIAPDDITFEFIKGRPHAPQGADWDAAVENWRQLRTDPDAVFDAEVHIDAASLTPFVTWGTNPGQGAPLGATVPDPAEMTDEGLAASAQKALEYMDLKPGTPLRDVEVDTVFVGSCTNGRIEDLRAVAEILDGRTIADGMRMLIVPGSTRVRLQAEQEGLGEIFDAAGAQWRQAGCSMCLGMNPDQLAPGERCASTSNRNFEGRQGKGGRTHLVSPAVAAATAIRGRLSAPTDLPDPVR; from the coding sequence ATGACCCTGGCCGAAAAGGTCTGGGAAGAGCATGTTGTGGTCCGCGGTGAGGGAGAAGGATCCTCGCGCAACCCCGACTTGATCTACATCGATCTACATCTCGTGCACGAGGTGACCAGTCCGCAGGCATTCGATGGGCTCCGCCTGGCGAACCGTCCGGTGCGCAGGCCCGACCTCACGATCGCGACCGAGGACCACAACGTCCCGACGGTCGACATCGACAAGGTCATCGCCGACCCCATCTCGCGATTGCAGGTGGACACCCTTCGCCGCAACTGCGAAGAGTTCGGTATCCGACTGCATTCGATGGGCGACGCCGAACAGGGCATCGTCCACATCATCGGTCCACAGCTCGGACTCACCCTGCCCGGTATGACAGTGGTCTGCGGCGACAGCCACACCTCGACCCACGGCGCCTTCGGTGCGATCGCTATGGGCATCGGCACCTCCGAGGTCGAACACGTCATGGCCACTCAGACTTTGTCGTTGCGCCCCTTCAAGACAATGGCGATCACCGTCGACGGCGAGCTGCCGCCCGGCGTGACGAGCAAAGACCTGATCTTGGCGATCATTGCAAAGATCGGCACCGGCGGAGGACAGGGCTACGTCCTCGAGTACCGCGGATCGGCGATCGAGAAGCTGTCGATGGAGGCACGGATGACCGTGTGCAACATGTCGATTGAGGCCGGCGCACGCGCGGGTCTGATCGCTCCCGACGACATCACCTTCGAGTTCATCAAGGGCCGTCCGCACGCCCCGCAGGGTGCCGATTGGGACGCGGCGGTGGAGAATTGGCGACAATTGCGTACCGATCCGGACGCTGTCTTCGATGCCGAGGTGCACATCGACGCGGCGTCGCTGACGCCGTTCGTCACCTGGGGGACCAACCCCGGCCAGGGCGCGCCTCTTGGTGCCACGGTGCCGGACCCGGCCGAGATGACCGACGAGGGGCTGGCCGCCTCGGCGCAGAAGGCGCTCGAGTACATGGATTTGAAGCCCGGAACCCCACTGCGTGATGTGGAGGTGGACACCGTCTTCGTCGGATCGTGCACCAACGGGCGCATCGAGGACCTACGTGCGGTGGCCGAGATCCTCGACGGTCGCACGATCGCCGACGGGATGCGCATGCTGATCGTTCCCGGGTCCACCCGTGTGCGGCTGCAGGCCGAGCAGGAGGGCCTCGGTGAGATATTCGATGCCGCAGGCGCACAGTGGCGACAGGCGGGGTGCTCGATGTGTCTGGGGATGAACCCGGACCAGCTGGCGCCAGGGGAACGGTGTGCGTCCACATCGAACCGGAATTTCGAAGGGCGACAGGGCAAGGGCGGCCGAACCCACCTGGTCTCACCGGCGGTGGCGGCGGCCACCGCCATCCGAGGTCGGCTTTCTGCGCCCACGGATCTGCCCGATCCCGTCCGATAA
- a CDS encoding bifunctional NUDIX hydrolase/histidine phosphatase family protein, with the protein MSKAADGKNTVVYAAGGVVWRENSAGDVEVVIVHRPRYDDWTLPKGKVESGETLISTAVREIKEETGYDVRLVRHLRMVSYDLRGPGRKHVHYWSAEAVGGSFTPNHEVDEIRWLPIESAAEQLSFRLDQKVLATFGQLPARLDTVLLVRHAKAGRKSRYHGDDRLRPLEKVGRTQSEALLGQLLAFGPTHVHSADRVRCEQTVAPLADELGVSIISEPSLAEEAFNDDPKPGRRRIREIGCESGIHVVCSQGKVIPPLMKWWSAHDGVKLPPARNRKASVWVLSLLDGKLVAANHIDSPLPGSPGT; encoded by the coding sequence GTGAGTAAAGCGGCAGACGGCAAGAACACTGTTGTCTATGCGGCCGGCGGAGTCGTGTGGCGCGAGAACTCCGCCGGTGACGTCGAAGTCGTGATCGTCCACCGCCCGCGGTACGACGACTGGACGCTGCCCAAGGGCAAGGTCGAGTCGGGCGAGACATTGATCAGCACCGCGGTACGGGAGATCAAAGAAGAAACCGGTTACGACGTCCGGCTGGTACGGCACCTACGCATGGTCAGCTACGACCTACGTGGACCCGGTCGCAAGCACGTGCACTACTGGTCCGCCGAAGCGGTCGGTGGCAGCTTTACACCCAACCACGAGGTTGACGAAATACGTTGGCTGCCAATCGAATCAGCGGCCGAGCAACTTTCCTTCCGGCTGGACCAGAAGGTCTTGGCAACTTTCGGGCAGCTACCCGCACGACTCGACACGGTCCTACTGGTGCGTCACGCCAAGGCGGGCCGCAAATCTCGGTACCACGGCGATGACCGTCTGCGGCCGTTGGAGAAGGTCGGCCGAACCCAGTCCGAGGCGTTGCTCGGTCAGTTACTCGCGTTCGGGCCCACGCATGTGCACTCCGCTGACCGCGTTCGGTGCGAGCAGACAGTGGCACCGCTTGCTGATGAGCTGGGTGTGTCGATCATCAGCGAACCCAGCCTGGCCGAGGAAGCATTCAACGACGATCCCAAGCCGGGGCGGCGGCGGATCCGAGAGATCGGTTGCGAGAGCGGGATCCATGTCGTGTGCAGCCAAGGCAAGGTCATCCCGCCGCTGATGAAGTGGTGGTCGGCGCACGACGGTGTGAAGCTGCCGCCCGCACGAAACCGTAAGGCGAGCGTGTGGGTGCTTTCTTTGTTGGACGGCAAATTGGTTGCTGCCAACCACATCGACAGCCCACTGCCCGGCAGCCCCGGCACCTGA
- a CDS encoding HU family DNA-binding protein: MNKAELIEELTKKLGTDRRTATDAVEHIVDTIVRAVNKGESVTITGFGVFEKRRRAARVARNPRTGETVKVRPTWVPAFRPGAQFKLVVSGKQKLSASGPAVKRGSATASSSAPAKKTAAKKAAPAKKAATPAKKTAAKKTTAAPAKKTAAKKTTAAPAKKTAAKKTTAAPAKKTAAKKTTAAPAKKTAAKKTTAAPAKKTAAKKAPAKKTAAKRTSK, translated from the coding sequence ATGAACAAGGCAGAGCTCATCGAGGAACTGACAAAGAAGTTGGGGACCGATCGCCGGACGGCTACAGATGCCGTTGAGCACATCGTCGATACGATCGTTCGCGCTGTGAACAAAGGCGAAAGCGTCACGATCACCGGCTTTGGTGTTTTCGAAAAGCGTCGCCGCGCTGCACGGGTTGCCCGCAACCCCCGCACCGGTGAAACAGTCAAGGTCCGTCCGACTTGGGTTCCGGCATTCCGTCCGGGCGCCCAGTTCAAGTTGGTGGTCTCCGGCAAGCAGAAGCTGAGCGCGTCGGGACCAGCAGTCAAGCGGGGCAGTGCAACTGCTTCGAGCAGTGCACCGGCCAAGAAGACCGCCGCCAAGAAGGCGGCTCCGGCCAAGAAGGCGGCCACTCCGGCCAAGAAGACCGCCGCGAAGAAGACCACGGCAGCACCGGCCAAGAAGACCGCTGCCAAGAAGACCACGGCAGCACCGGCCAAGAAGACCGCCGCGAAGAAGACCACGGCAGCACCGGCCAAGAAGACCGCCGCGAAGAAGACCACGGCAGCACCGGCCAAGAAGACCGCTGCCAAGAAGACCACGGCAGCACCGGCCAAGAAGACCGCTGCCAAGAAGGCTCCGGCCAAGAAGACCGCTGCAAAGCGCACAAGCAAGTAG
- a CDS encoding RNA degradosome polyphosphate kinase encodes MPAAPPAATAAPTATADLPEDRYLNRELSWLDFNARVLALAEDTSLPLLERAKFLAIFASNLDEFFMVRVAGLKRRHETGLSVRSADGLSPREQLALIAQRTQVLAERHARVFLDSVRKALADNNIHVITWDQLTDDERRRMAAYFHEEVFPVLTPLAVDPAHPFPYISGLSLNLAVTVKDVAEGGEHFARVKVPDNVDRFVQVDRFMPPEFRQNYAKTADTPAKTVLLPLEYLIAAHLDQLFPGMEIVEHHAFRITRNADFEVEEDRDEDLLQALERELARRRFGSPVRLEVADDMTEHMLELLLRELDVDPADVIEVPGLLDLSSLFQVAAVDRPALKDPPFVPATHPAFGERETPKSIFSTLRDGDVLVHHPYDSFSTSVQRFLEQAAADPQVLAIKQTLYRTSGDSPIVNALIDAAEAGKQVVALVEIKARFDEQANIKWARQLEQAGVHVVYGLVGLKTHCKTCLVVRREGSTIRRYCHIGTGNYNPKTARLYEDVGLFTAAPDIGADLTDLFNTLTGYSRKVAYRNLLVAPHGVRAGIIDRILAESERRQAGHTDARIRLKMNALVDEQVIDALYRASQAGVPVEVVVRGICALRPGVPGMSDNITVRSILGQFLEHSRVLHFQSLDEFWIGSADMMHRNLDRRVEVMAQVRDPRLTRELDDVFNSAMDPTTRSWVLGEDGGWTASPAAGEEVRDHQRQMMRRNRSRADLIQ; translated from the coding sequence ATGCCGGCCGCCCCGCCGGCAGCCACCGCCGCCCCCACCGCCACAGCGGACCTTCCCGAAGACCGTTACCTGAACCGGGAACTGAGTTGGCTCGACTTCAACGCCCGGGTTCTGGCGCTGGCAGAAGACACCTCGCTGCCGTTGCTCGAAAGGGCAAAGTTCTTGGCCATCTTCGCCTCGAACCTCGACGAGTTCTTCATGGTGCGTGTCGCCGGGCTCAAGCGCAGACACGAAACCGGCCTGTCGGTACGGTCGGCCGACGGACTGTCGCCGCGCGAGCAGCTGGCACTCATCGCACAGCGCACACAGGTGCTGGCCGAACGCCACGCCCGGGTGTTCCTCGACTCGGTCCGCAAGGCCCTGGCAGACAACAACATTCACGTCATCACCTGGGACCAGTTGACCGACGACGAGCGCCGCCGGATGGCCGCGTACTTCCATGAAGAGGTGTTCCCGGTTCTGACCCCGCTCGCGGTCGACCCGGCGCACCCGTTCCCGTACATCTCCGGCCTGAGCCTCAATCTGGCGGTGACCGTCAAAGACGTCGCCGAAGGCGGCGAACATTTCGCACGCGTGAAGGTGCCCGACAACGTCGACCGCTTCGTTCAGGTCGATCGGTTCATGCCGCCGGAATTTCGGCAGAACTACGCGAAAACCGCCGATACCCCGGCGAAAACGGTTCTGCTGCCGCTGGAATATCTGATCGCAGCCCACCTCGATCAGCTGTTCCCCGGGATGGAGATCGTCGAGCACCACGCTTTCCGCATCACCCGCAACGCGGATTTCGAGGTGGAGGAAGACCGCGACGAGGATCTCCTGCAGGCACTCGAACGAGAACTGGCGCGGCGACGTTTCGGTTCACCGGTCCGGCTCGAGGTCGCCGACGACATGACCGAGCACATGCTGGAACTGTTGCTGCGTGAGCTCGACGTCGACCCGGCAGACGTCATCGAGGTCCCCGGGCTGCTCGACCTGTCAAGTCTGTTCCAGGTGGCCGCCGTGGACCGTCCGGCTCTCAAGGATCCGCCGTTCGTCCCGGCCACCCACCCGGCTTTCGGTGAGCGCGAGACACCCAAGAGCATTTTCTCGACCCTGCGTGACGGCGACGTCCTGGTCCATCATCCGTACGACTCGTTCTCCACGAGTGTGCAGCGGTTCCTCGAGCAAGCCGCGGCAGATCCCCAGGTGCTGGCGATCAAGCAGACGCTGTACCGCACCTCGGGCGACTCCCCGATCGTGAACGCATTGATCGACGCTGCCGAGGCCGGCAAACAGGTTGTCGCGCTTGTGGAGATCAAGGCCCGCTTCGACGAGCAGGCCAACATCAAATGGGCCCGACAACTCGAGCAGGCCGGCGTCCACGTCGTCTACGGACTCGTCGGACTCAAGACACACTGCAAGACTTGTCTTGTCGTGCGCCGTGAAGGATCCACCATCCGCCGGTACTGCCACATCGGAACGGGTAACTACAATCCGAAAACCGCGCGGCTCTACGAAGACGTGGGCCTGTTCACCGCGGCCCCGGACATCGGTGCCGACCTGACCGATCTGTTCAACACCCTCACCGGCTACTCACGGAAGGTGGCGTACCGCAACCTGTTGGTCGCCCCGCACGGAGTGCGGGCGGGCATCATCGACCGGATCCTCGCAGAGAGTGAACGGCGTCAGGCCGGCCACACCGATGCTCGTATCCGGTTGAAGATGAATGCTCTGGTTGATGAACAGGTCATCGACGCCCTGTACCGGGCGTCGCAGGCCGGCGTTCCTGTCGAGGTCGTGGTGCGCGGGATCTGCGCGCTCCGGCCGGGCGTTCCGGGTATGAGCGACAACATCACCGTCCGCTCGATACTCGGACAGTTCCTGGAGCACTCACGTGTTCTGCATTTCCAGTCCCTCGACGAGTTCTGGATCGGCAGCGCCGACATGATGCACCGTAATCTCGACCGCCGCGTGGAAGTGATGGCGCAGGTGCGCGATCCACGACTGACCCGCGAACTCGACGACGTCTTCAATTCGGCGATGGACCCGACCACCCGCAGTTGGGTGCTCGGCGAGGACGGCGGCTGGACGGCGTCGCCTGCCGCAGGTGAAGAGGTACGTGATCATCAGCGCCAGATGATGCGTCGCAACCGTAGCCGGGCCGACCTGATCCAGTGA